From the Triticum urartu cultivar G1812 chromosome 4, Tu2.1, whole genome shotgun sequence genome, the window AAAAACATTACCGTTGAACAAATCAAACAATGACATCACCCGAACACGCCATCAAACTCCAGCTCTGGCACCATCACACGACTAGAACTTTGGAGGAGAAAACCATACCTATCATTCACGAACCACAAACCCAGCACAATCATTTCAGATGCCACTGATACATACCACAATCTGCATTTGCTACTGAACTACCTTTAAGACTCCGCAGTCTGGAAGTACGAGTGTGTATTTCAGGCTGTTCGGAATTCCACCAGCTCCACGAAATTCAGGAAATAGCTGCTCCGCAGTTTTCAACTACAACTTCGCCAACTTTGGAAGTGGAGCTGTGGAGAGGGCCTTCGAGTCGGCAAGCAAATGCGCGGAGCCGAAACTAGCTCATGGATGAAGCAGCTCGCCAGCTCTTCCCGGCAAGGTCGCCACGGCCACGCGCTCCATCTCTTTTTCACCCGCCTGAGCCTCCAGGCCAGCATCGCCGGCACGGTGGACCCCTACCCTGCTTCCGTGCCGACCGCCCTCCGCGCCTGCGCGCACCTCGCCGACGCTGCCTCCGGCCGCCTCATCCACGCGCTCGTGCTCACGCGCCCCGCCCTCGCCTCGGACAAAGTCGTCGCGACCGCGCTGCTCGACATGTACGCCAAGTGCGGCCTCATTCCAAGCGCCCGcaaggtgttcgatgaaatgccggCGAGAGACCTCGTCGTCTGGAACGCGCTGCTCGCGGGCTACGCGCGGCACGGGCTTCCAGAGCACGCGCTGGCGCTGGCTGTCAAGATGCGGGGCCTCGGCCTGAGCCCCGATCTGGTCACCTGGAATGCTGCCGTGTCGGGCTTTGCCATGGCCGGCGATGGCAGAATGGCCAGCGATCTGGTCGGCGCCATGCAAGAGGACGGGTTCCAGCCAGATGTGGTGACATGGACGACGCTCGTCTCTGGCTCGGTGCTGAACTTCCAGTACGGCAGAGCGCGAACCCTGTTCCGGGAAATGGTGGCCGGTGGCGCCCGTGTCCTGCCAAGCTCGGCCACGCTTAgtagcatcttgccagcatttgCCGGAGTCGGTGACACAAAGCATGGGAAGGAGGTCCACGGC encodes:
- the LOC125552172 gene encoding pentatricopeptide repeat-containing protein At5g59600-like, with protein sequence MRGAETSSWMKQLASSSRQGRHGHALHLFFTRLSLQASIAGTVDPYPASVPTALRACAHLADAASGRLIHALVLTRPALASDKVVATALLDMYAKCGLIPSARKVFDEMPARDLVVWNALLAGYARHGLPEHALALAVKMRGLGLSPDLVTWNAAVSGFAMAGDGRMASDLVGAMQEDGFQPDVVTWTTLVSGSVLNFQYGRARTLFREMVAGGARVLPSSATLSSILPAFAGVGDTKHGKEVHGYAVVTGVEQELTVSSALVDMYAKSGLVHEACRLFDKMAERSTVTWNSMIFGLANSGHCREAVSLFDRMLGEEATPDHLTFTAVLTACSYGGMVEAGKALYQRMRDERGIVPRLEHYACMVHLLGRAGRLVEAHDFIRAMPVEPDCFVWGALLGACRSHGNVELAELAASRVRTVEPENAASYVLLSGALADAGKQNDVLKIKRLVKRRRLKKLDGCSWLETS